One Triticum dicoccoides isolate Atlit2015 ecotype Zavitan chromosome 3B, WEW_v2.0, whole genome shotgun sequence genomic window, TTGGGCAAAAGGAGTACTCAGTTTTGATCATTCCATCAGTCCATTCATGGTCATGGCGATCCCGTTGCTTCTTGCCCAATTACTACTGGCAGTGGCACTAGGAGCGGTGCAAGCGGCGCCGGGCTTGCACCCCGTGGTCCTGGTGCCGGGCTACGCCACCAACGAGCTGGACGCGCGGCTCACCGAGCTCTACCAGCCGTCGTCGCCGGGCTGCGGGGCGCGCAAGGGGGAGGGGTGGTTCCGCCTCTACCTCAACTACTCCGCCCTCCAGGACCCCGCAAACGTTCCGTGCTTCGCGGAGCAGATGAGCTCCGTGTACGACCCCGCCGCCGACGACTACTTCAACGTCGCCGGCGTGGAGACGCGCGTCCCCTTCTTTGGCTCCACCCAAGCCTTCCGCTACCCTGATCCTGATCGCAAGTAAGTACAGTACTAGCTATCGATTGCTCAATCGTGTCGTGTCCCCAATTCTGAATCAAAGTCGGCTGAAATTTCTCGATTTTCCTAGGAATTTCTCCTACATGAGCACGTTCGTGGAGCAGCTGGAGAAGATGGGGTACCGCGACGGCGAGAGCATGTTCGGCGCGCCCTACGACTTCCGGTACGCCGTCGCGCCGGTGGGGCGCCCGTCTATGGTCGGCGACGCCTTCTTCCGGGCGCTCAAGGGCCTCATCGAGAGGGCGAGCGGGCTCAACGGCGGCAGGCCGGTGGTGATCGCCACCCACAGCTTCGGCGGCCTGCTGGCGCACCAGTTCCTCGTCCGCCAGCCGCTGGCCTGGCGCCGGCGGTTCGTGCGACGCTTCGTGCCCATCGCCGCCCCGTGGGGCGGCGTCGTCCTGGGGATGCAGGTGCTGGTCTCCGGGAACAACATGGGCCTGCCGTTCGTGGACCCGCGCGCGCTGCTGCGGCAGGAAAGGAGCCTGCAGAGCAACCTGTGGATAGTGCCCAGCCCGGCCGCCTTCGGCACCGCCACACCGTTGGTGACCACCAAGAGTAGGAACTACTCGGCCGGCGACGTGGGGGACTACTTCATCGCCATCGGGTTCGGCGAGACCGTCGGGTTGTACGAGTCCCGCGTGTTGCCGCTGTTCGGCGGGGAGCTGCCGCATCCTggggtgccggtgacctctgtcatcGGGGTCGGGGTGGGGACGACTGAAAGGATAGTGTACCCCGGAGATGACTTCGACGGGACGCCATCCATGGTCGCCGGAGACGGCGACGGGGTGGTGAACCTGGCGAGCGCCATGGTGGTGGAGACGCCGTGGAGCCGCCGTGGCGGGGATTTTAGGATTGTCAAGGTGTTCAACGTGTCCCATAATGCCCTTCTAGTGGATGATCCAGCGCTCGAGATCATCATCCGAGAGATTCAACGGGCTGATTAGTTAATTGATCCTGAAATTTGAGCCTTTCGTGGAAGACTGCAACAGATAACGATGAAGTTAGACCAACATCAAAAGTGATCGCCATGAAAGTTGTGAGAGGTTCTAGTATACATGGAAATGTAGTGGCTACACCCAAGTTTATTGTAAATATAAACCACAGTGATAATAAACCTTTGTGATATTGATTATGAACAAATGTTTGAGATGCTTGCAAAGTTTAGTGGCCAATGATCTCCATACAAAGGAAATACATTTTTTGCTCAAACAGTGCACCTTTTTTTGAGcatatattttatttcttttttgtacagagctcctcgcatgtcatttggCCACCAAATTTTGCAGCCACATAAAATATTTGGTCATAAGCGAAGCCACAAAGtttcatatttttattttattttatttgctatATTTTTTATCGTGGGTGCAATCAGCCTAGGAGTAGAATACCCACTCTCGGATCCACTGCGCTAGAATGGGATATCCATTTTTTGGTCTGAGATATAAAATCGTCCACTAGACCCGGGCAAGTGGTTCTTATAAACATCATGTAATATGCATACATAAAAAGGAAAAGGATAAACTTAAGCTAATCTATTCTTTATATTTTTGGTTCATTTCGTTGTGCGAAGTATTGGGCGAAGGGGATGAATCTTtagcgactcggagcatatgccggcggCAAGGCGCTTTCCTAGGCGGCGGTAGGCATCAACACGCTGCTCGTGGATGGATCGGGGTGCCCTTCGGTTTAACGATAGATGAGGGAGTTGGGGAGAGATACCGGGGCAAGGGGATAATGTGGGGGATGACCGGGGCACTGCTCGAAACGTTTAttttgtgccccccccccctctctctcccttccctagAATAACATTGTGGGAGATGATTGGGTCACTTGTTGGACTTGCCCTCATGGAGAGTGCCAGATGCAAAGTAGTGGGAGATATATTTCATAGGGGCATTTAgatttgtgcccctaactcgaacccactactcagatttgcccttaATTTTGAGGCATGCTCAAACTTGCCCATCTGTCATTAGTTGCACTTATGAAAATGTCCTTTCATGCAGTTTTCATCCAGTCAAAGGGCTTCGACTGTTTTCCTGACATTTGCTAGACATGTTTGCCCCTCTGTGCACATGCCACTTACAGATGGGACCTACCCAGGAAAAAACTCTCTCTTAGGTCCTCTCTCTAACTTACACGTGGACCCCAAACAAAAttacaaaacaaaaaaaaactcctTCCTCTCTcataatctctctctctccctgacatGTGGGCCATGGGACCCATTGTTAGGGTCAACCGTTCCACGCGTTCCCGGCCGTGAGCGACTGCGCTCGCCGGTGGCTCGCCGGAGGGGGGCGGACGACCGCAGGAGGAGGTCGCAAGGCACGCGATCTGTGTGATGCAGCAAGCATGCTGAGCGCGGTAGGAGTAGATGGGCGCGCACACGGCCGAGCCAGACGAGGTCGGTCATGGTGGTCGGCATTGGGTAGGGGGTTCCGGGCACGAAATCGAGCGGGAGAAGACGGGAGTAGGTGCACGACCTTTCCGCGACGATAGCATAGAGGTCGGGTAAGTTAACGATGGCTTGGGGTGGCCGAATTTAGGAGGGGAAGAGCGATGGCCGTCGCAGAGTTCATGGTCCCAGGCGGCGTCTACGGGCAGCCACAGGCTCGATTCACTGCTCGGGGGGTAGGAGAGGCGCCCGACGGAGCTCGTGGACATGCTCATCCTACTCGATCTGGACTCGGGTTGCGGTGGCTAGCGACAACGTCATCGATAGAAGCTCTCAGGTGCTCTTAGCTAATAGCTCCCACGT contains:
- the LOC119280901 gene encoding lecithin-cholesterol acyltransferase-like 1, which gives rise to MVMAIPLLLAQLLLAVALGAVQAAPGLHPVVLVPGYATNELDARLTELYQPSSPGCGARKGEGWFRLYLNYSALQDPANVPCFAEQMSSVYDPAADDYFNVAGVETRVPFFGSTQAFRYPDPDRKNFSYMSTFVEQLEKMGYRDGESMFGAPYDFRYAVAPVGRPSMVGDAFFRALKGLIERASGLNGGRPVVIATHSFGGLLAHQFLVRQPLAWRRRFVRRFVPIAAPWGGVVLGMQVLVSGNNMGLPFVDPRALLRQERSLQSNLWIVPSPAAFGTATPLVTTKSRNYSAGDVGDYFIAIGFGETVGLYESRVLPLFGGELPHPGVPVTSVIGVGVGTTERIVYPGDDFDGTPSMVAGDGDGVVNLASAMVVETPWSRRGGDFRIVKVFNVSHNALLVDDPALEIIIREIQRAD